CGCCTTCTACGGCACGGTCCTACCGAACGTGCTGGGCCGGGTTGGCGTGCTCACCGCGTTGAGCCTGATGTTGTGTGTGCTCGACGTACACGTCTTTCAGCCGCACGGCTTTCCGCTGCCTTCGCTCGATCAACTTGGGCATTCGGTGCTTGGCGTGGCGATGAGCATGTTGATCGTGTTTCGCACCAACTCATCGAACAACCGTTATTGGGACGGTCGCACATTCTGGGGCGTGTTGGTCAACGGCTCGCGCAACCTGGCGCGACTCGGCTCGCGCTATGCGGGGCCAGCCGAGGATCTCGCGGCGCTTATCACGGCCTACGTCACCGCGGTCCGTGAGACGCTGCGCGGCGGTTTTGATTATAAGAGCATCGTAAATCTGGTGCCGGGCCGACTGGCAAGGCAAGCCGCCGCGGCCTCGAATCCGCCCACGGTGCTCGCCGGCGCCATCAGCGATTGGATTCACCACCACAAAAGCGACGGACGTATCGGAGAGTACGAGGCGATGGCCATGGAGCAAGTGCTCAATTGCATGGTCGACGCCCAGGGGGGCTGCGAGCGGATCCTGAGAACGCCGCTTCCCTTTGTGTATGCGTCGCTCATTCGCCAGTTGCTGCTGATTTACTTGGGGTCGCTTCCCTTTGTGCTCGTCGGCCGGATGGGCTATGCGGCGCCCTTGGTCGTGGCCGTGGTCTCGTTCGGTATGCTGGGGATCGAAGAAGCGGGCGCGGAAATCGAGCGGCCTTTTGGCACTGATCCCAACTGCCTGCCGCTCGAGCAAATCTGCACGACCATCGCCCGCGACACGAAGACCCTTTGTACTCCATACGAGACGTCGGCCGTTTAGCGGCACGCGATGGAATATACTGCCAGCCGGGTGCGCATCGCGGAGAATCTCGCGAACCTGGCGGCGCCCCGCGCCGTCTCACGGATAGTTGGCGGATTTCGAAGTGATCGGCCGGCGGCCGGCGGATCCGACGATTGCTCCGGGACCATGGAAGTCGCAGGTGTCGCATGGAAAATGCCAGGTTGGCGACTCGCGAGGAGATGGAATCCTGCCTGGAGGAGATTCGCAATTCACCGCGCGACGCCGGCAAGATCGAAATGATCGTGCGTCGGCCGCAGCCGGGCGAGCGTGACGTCGTGACGTCCGCTGTGCTCGACGCCGATATCGGACTCGTCGGAGACAATTGGCTTGCGCGTGGTAGCCGCCACACTCCCGACGGCACAGCCGATCCGGCCGCGCAACTGACGCTGATGAATGCGCGGGCCATCGCGGCTATCACGCGGGGGCGGGACCGCTGGACCTTGGCCGGAGATCAGCTCTTCGTCGACTTCGACCTGAGCGAGACGCACATTCCACCGGGAACCCGGTTGCAGGTCGGCGCGGCACTGGTTGAGGTCAGCGCCGCGCCCCATACCGGCTGCAAACACTTTGCCGCGCGATTCGGAGTCGACGCGGTAAAGTTCGTCAACTCGCCAGTCGGCAAGCAATTGCACCTTCGCGGCATCAATGCCAGGATTATCCGTTCCGGCGAAGTGCGCGTCGGCGATGCCATTACAAAGATTTAAGAGCCGGATGTTTGTCGGCCAGGGTGGCTCCCTGGCAGCCACTCAGCATGCGACGACTTGTCGCCGCCGAGGTATTCCGGCGGGTGGACTGGCGACGAAACCGTCGGCGCAATATATGCACGCGCGTTTGGCAGTGGCAAAGTGTCTTCCCGTTTTCAACCTCAGTAATTCCCGGGTGCGGCCATGACGAAATCGCAGCCGTCCAAGAAGTCGAAAGAAAAAAACGCCGCTGGCGGAAAGCAAACCGCGCCTCAGCCGAAGCAAGAGAAGGGACGCACTCCGGCAGCGGATATACAGCGCCGCGACCCGCCAGCGCCCGAAGATCCATTGGACGAATCGTCCTGGGAATCATTCCCGGCGAGTGACTCGCCCGCACATTGAGCTCTCGAGCGAGTGACACCTCCGGGTCGGCGGACTTTTTTCTCGCGGCGGGACATCCCCCTTTCGCGCTGTTAGAATCGGCACGGACAATCGACCGCCGGTCGCGAAAAAAGGGGAGATCCTATGCATCGCTCGATCCCATGGGTACTGCTGCTCGTCGCCACGCGGGCAGCGCTCGTTTCTGCCGCCGACTACCAGTTGGACCAGTTCAAGACGATTCCGCTCGTCGATGCCTATTACTCCGAAGGGGCCAACGTCGGCGACATTGATGGCGACGGCGTACAAGACGCCATCTATGGTCCCTATTGGTTCAAGGGGCCGGATTACAAAGAAAAATACGAAATCTATCCGCCGAAGCCGCAACCGGTCGAAGGCTACGCGAACCATTTCTTCTGCTGGGCGTATGATTTCAACGGCGATCGACATCTGGATATTCTCACGGCAGGCTTTCCCGGCACGCCGGCTTTCGTCTACGAAAACCCGGGACCGGCCGGGCTCGACAAGCATTGGCCGCGACACACGGTGCTCGATTCGGTGTGCAATGAATCGCCGCAGTTCTTGAACATCGTCGGCGATGAGCGTCCGGAGTTCGTCTGCACACACGACGGTTACTTCGGCTATGCCACGATCAACTGGGATAAACCCCTTGCATCCTGGACGTTTCACAACGTCTCGGAGCGCAACGCACCAAAACCTTTTGGCCATGGGCTGGGCGTCGGTGATATCAACGGTGACGGCCGTCAAGACATTATCACGAAGGATGGCTGGTTCGCGCAGCCGGGGTCTGTCGAAAGCGACAGTCGCTGGGAATTTCATCCCGTCTCGTTCGCCGGTTCCGGGGGCGCCGAGATGTATGCCTACGACGTCGACGGCGATGGCGACAACGACGTCATCACTAGCCTGGCCGCGCACGAATTCGGGCTCGCCTGGCACGAACAGCGCCGGCAAGGGGACCGCATTGAATTCACGCCTCACACGATCATGGGAAGCGAGCCGGCTGCCAACCGTTATGGCCTGGTGTTCAGCGAATTGCATTCGGTGAATCTGGCCGACATCGACGGCGACGGATTGAAGGACATCGTCACGGGCAAGACCTATTACTCGCACCACAAGCAGAGCCCGTTATGGAACGCCGGTGCCGTCGTCTATTGGTTCAAGCTCACGCGCACCAAGGACGGAATCGATTGGATTCCCTTCCGCGCTGCCGACGATACCGGCATCGGTCGGCAACTCACGGTCACCGATATCAACGGTGACGGCCTGCCGGACATGATCGTCGGGGGCATGAAGGGAGCGCACGTACTCATGCACGAGCGCAAAAGCGTCAGCCGCGACGAGTGGGAGAAAGCGCGGCCGCGGCCCGTTGCCGACGAGGGCAAGCAAGCAGCGGGACGCGATTAGAGACGCGAAGATCTGTTGCGACGCCCTGGCCCGTTCAATCGAGCGCTACCGTATTCGATACATTATTGCCGAAGTGTCGTATCCGTCGAAGGTCCAAACGACCTTCTTCGACCTGGGCTCAAGCTCGATGACCAGCGGCTGCCCGGGGCCCGCGTGACAATTGCCGATCAGGTAATTCCCATTTGGTAGCACGGCGACGGTCGTCACCCAAGCCAGCGTGATGCCGGAGAGGTCGTTCTGCTCGATACGCCCGACAATTTCCTTATCGGGCGTGACTTCCAAAACGCTGTGGCCGTTGCCCGTTGAGATGAGCGTATTGCCGCTACTCAGGCGCAGCGCGGCAAAGCATTTGTTGCCGAAGGCCTCGGGCCCGTGCCCGGGTTTTGGCTCGCGACCAAACAGGGGGACGGGATATTCCCAGGTGACCTTGCCCGAGCCGTCGTATTCGCGCACGACGCCATCCCCTTCGTGGCAGACCAGGTAATGTCCGTTGTCCAATTTGCGTGCGAGCCGAGTATCGGTATGCGGATGAGGGTGATCGATCTTCAGTCTGATGTCGCGCAGCTGATGGCCGTCGCGATCGATTTCGATAATCCGGCCTGCCCCGCTTTCGGCAATCATCATCTGTCCGTCCGCGAGCGGTTGGAACGCATGCACCTCAATCGTCTTACCTCGATTTTCGCGTGATGCGCCGGAATCGTAGGTCCAGACGACGCGTTTGTTTTCGGGATCGATCTCGGCAACTTTGTTCGCGCCTTGCTGGACTACGATGTGCCCATCGGCAAGGACGTGCATATCGTGAATTCCGCCCCACGGCATTTGCCATTCGATTTGGCCATCGCGATTGACGATCGCCAGCTTGTCGCTGCCTTGGACCAATAGACGATGTTGAGCTAGCGCTTCACTGCGGCCATCAAACAGGAACACGGCAGCGGCGACCGCGCATTCAATGGTCCGAATGGATCGCGGCATGGGAGTCCTCTCTAAGCCGGGTCGCGGCTTTTGGTTATTGGCGGATTGGAAGTCGGTTTCGATGGCGCGGGTGCTGTTGCGGGTCGGCAATCGGGCAGGCGCCGGCGAGATCGTGTATACTGTATCCTGATTTTCGTGGCCCGCCTGCCCGCGTATCCTACGCCCCTACCGAACAGCTCTTGTCGCGCCGGATGAGACTTTCTCTCGATCGACACCATCTGCCGACGGTCCGGATGCTCGCCGGGGCTCTGGCTGTTGCTGCTAGCCTTGGCAGGGGTGTCCTATCGCGCGCGGCTGAACCGCCAACGGCGCCAGCCAATGCGGTCAATTTCCGCACCGAGATTCAGCCGATTCTGGCACAGCGCTGCTACCGCTGCCACGGGCCCGATCAGGCCAAGGGCGGCCTGCGGCTCAATAGCCGGGACGCCGCCTTTGCGGCATTGGAATCGGGCCAGCATGCCGTTGTGCCGGGCCAGCCTCACGAAAGCGCATTGATTGAGCGTGTCACCTCGGCCGACGAGGGGACGCGTATGCCCCCTGAGGGAAAGCCTCTCTCGCCGGAGCAAATCGCTGTGCTCCGCGCCTGGATCGCTTCGGGCGCGAAGTGGGAGAACCACTGGGCCTTCGAGCCCGTCCAGCGACCGCCGGTGCCCGAGGTGGCTGACGCCGCCTGGGCGCGTAATCCGATCGATCGCTTCGTGCTCGATAAGCTCACGGCGCGCGGCCTGCAACCGGCCGTTCCCGCCGGCAAGCCGGCGCTCTTGCGACGTGTTTACTTCGACTTGATTGGCCTGCCTCCGACGCCAGAGGAAGTCGATGCTTTTCTCGCCGACACGGCGGACGACGCCTACGAAAAAGTTGTCGATCGGCTCTTGGCCTCGCCGCGACATGGCGAGCGCTGGGCCCGCCACTGGCTCGACCTGGTGCGCTACGCCGATACCAACAGCTTCGAGCGCGACGGCGTAAAGCCGAATGCCTGGCGCTTCCGCGATTACGTCATTCGTTCGTTGAATGACGACAAGCCGTACGACCGTTTCGTGCGCGAGCAACTCGCCGGCGACGAGCTGCCGGAAGTCACGACCGATACGCTCACCGCGACCGGCTATTACCGGCTGGGGCTGTGGGATGACGAGCCGGCGGATCCGCTACAGGCCCGCTATGACGAGCTCGATGATATCGTCGCCACGACCGGTCAGGTGTTCTTGGGTCTGACGATCAATTGCGCCCGCTGCCACGATCACAAGCTCGATCCGATTCCGCAGGCCGATTACTACCGGATGGTGTCGTTCTTCAACGAAATCGATCGGTACAACACGAAGACGTGCCAGGTCGACGTTTCCTCGCCGGAAGTGGCTGAACAACACCGCAAGCACGACGCGCGGACTGACGCGATTCGCGAGGCGATGCTGCTCATCGAGCGCGCGGGTATCGAAAAGATGTCGGCCGAAGATCGGCGCCGCACAGAGGGTCCCGACCGTGGCAAAGTCTTGAAGGAAAAACTGCAGTCGTGCCTCAGCGAGGAGTCGTGGCAGGAGTACACGAAGTGCAAAGAAGAATTGGCCGAGGTTGAACGGACGGTGCTGCCGCCGCGCGAGCAGATCTTGGGGCTGGGGAAGATCCTGGATCGGCCGCCCCCGGCGCACATTCTGGCGCGCGGCAACCCCCACGTCCCCGGCGACGAGGTGCAGCCTGCGTTTCTTGCGGCTTTGGGGGGCGGAGAACCGGCGATTGCCCCGCGGGCGGACGGCGCTCGCACGTCAGGCCGTCGTTCGGCGCTGGCCGACTGGATCGTCTCGCCCACAAATCCGCTTTCAGCCCGGGTGATGGTGAATCGTGTCTGGCAGCATCATTTCGGGCGAGGGCTGGTGCGCTCGAGCAGCAATTTTGGCAGCCTGGGCAATCCACCAACTCATCCCGAACTACTCGACTGGCTGGCGGCGGAATTTGTCGATCTGGGTTGGCATCTCAAGCCGCTGCATCGCTTGATTGTCACCTCCAACGCTTACCGCATGTCGTCGGCAGGCAATTCGCAGGCGTTGGCCGCCGATCCCGAAAACGATCTTCTCTGGCGCTTTGACATGCGGCGCCTGGCGGCGGAAGAAATGCGCGACGCCATGCTGGCCACGACCGGCGCACTGAACCTGAAAATGTTCGGTCCGGGCGTGTACCCGAAAATGTCGCAAGAGGTGCTGCACACGCAATCGATGCCTGGCAGCGGCTGGGAAAAATCATCGCCCGAGGAACAAAACCGGAGAAGCGTCTACATCCACATCAAGCGCTCGCTCGTGCTGCCGATCCTGGCTGAGTTCGACGTTTGCGATACCGATAGCAGCTGTGCGGTGCGGTTTGCAACTACGCAACCGACACAGGCCTTGGCGATGATCAACGGCGAATTTGCCCACGAGCAGGCGGCCGCGCTCGCGCGCCGCGTGAAGCAGGAAGTTCCCGAAGATCTAGCTCAGCAGATCGCTCGGGCGCTACGCCTGGCACTGGGAAGACCTGTCGAGGCCCACCAAATCGAGCAAGGACGGCAGTTGATCGAGCGTTTGCAATCAAAGCACGGCCTCTCGGCGGAAAAGGCCTTGGAATACTACTGTCTGACCGTCCTGAATTTGAACGAGTTTGTTTACCTGGATTAAACGCATGAGCAGCGACACGCCCAAAAGCACCTTCTGCGGCCGCACACGCCGCGAATTTCTGTGGCAAGCCGGCGGCGCGTTTACGTCGGTCGCCCTGGCGGGCATGCTCAGCAAAGACGGATTCCTGGCTGCCCAGTCGCGCGCTGCCGATGGCATAACGCCATTTGCGAATCCGCTCTCGCCCAAGCCGCCGCATTTTGCTCCCAAGGCGAAGAGCGTGATCTTTCTATTCATGTACGGCGGCCCAAGCCACGTCGACACGTTCGACTACAAGCCGATCCTGTACAAGCTCGATGGCCAGACAATACCGGTAAAGACCAAGGGACGCGGCGGCTCGAAGAACGAGGGACGCGTGGTCGGGCCGAAATGGAATTTCAAGCAGTACGGCCAGTCGGGCCAGTGGGTCTCGGATTTGTTTCCGCATCTGAGCCAGCACGTCGACGACATCGCATTTCTCAAGTCGATGACCGCCGATTCGCCGATTCACGGCTCGGCGATGCTGCAGATGAACTCCGGCCGCATCTTGAGCGGCAGCCCTGCCCTCGGCTCGTGGGTGAATTACGGGCTGGGCACGGTTAACGAGAACTTGCCGGGCTTCGTCGTAATGCTCGACCCGACGGGCGGCCCGATCAGCGGGGCCAAAAACTGGTCGAGCGGCTACATGCCGGCCACCTACCAGGGGACGCTGCTTCGATCGAAGGGCGCTCCGATTCTCGACCTGAGCCTGGCCGATGGAATGACGCAGCCCGTCGAACGCGAATTACTCGACGCGCTGCACGCCGCCAACAGCGATCACCTGGCCCAGCATCCGGACAACAGCAACCTGGCGGCGCGGATCGCCAGTTACGAGCTCGCGTACAAAATGCAGCAGTATGCGCCCGATGCAATCGATCTCGCGCAAGAGACGCAAACGACGCTGGATATGTACGGCGTGAACCAGGAGCGCACGCGCGACTTCGGCCGCCGCTGTTTGCTTGCGCGAAGACTGGTTGAGCGCGGGGTGCGCTTCATTCAGCTCTATTCGGGCGGGTCGCACAACGACGCCAACTGGGATGCGCACGGCGACCTGGAGAAGAATCACAACTTCCACGCCGGCAACACCGATCAGCCGATCGCGGCGCTTTTGACCGACTTGAAGCAGCGTGGTCTGCTCGACGAGACCTTGATCGTGTGGGGCGGGGAGTTCGGCCGCCAGCCGACCGCCGAATATGCCAAGGGAACGGGCCGCGATCACAACGCCTATGGTTTCACCATGTGGATGGCCGGAGGCGGCATCAAGGGGGGCCAAAGCGTGGGCACGACCGACGAACTAGGCTCGGCCGCGGTCGAGCATCCGTTCCACGTCAAGCACCTGCACGCCACGATCCTGCACCAGATGGGGCTCGACCCGAACGCGCTCGCTTATTTCTACGGCGGCCTCGATCAAAAGCTGGTGGGGGTCGAGCACGTCGAACCGATCCGCCAGATCATCTGACTGGATTCAGAAAGGCCGCCACAATCGCACCAGCGGCGGGTACAGGGGGCACAGGTTTGCACCCGCCGCCGAGCAGACGCGCCTCTCCCGTCGTGTCATCCGTGATCTTCCCGATCGAAACCTTGCTGCGCGCCCGGTGGCATTGCATCATTAATCACGATTCTTTATTGCTCATTCGTGCTCCGTCCGCGCTGGTGCTATGGCCGCCACGAACGAAGTTCTCGCCACTGCGATCGAAATGCACCGTACCGGGCAGTTGGCGGCGGCGCTTCCCCTCTATCAGGCCGTGCTGGCGCGAGAGCAGGACAACGCCGACGCGCTGCATTTGCTGGGCGTCCTGCACCATCAACAGGGCGATCAAGCGAAGGCGATCGAATTGATCGGCCGCGCCGTGGCGTTGCGGCCCGGTGCTTTCGCCTTTCACGCCAATTTGGCCGAAGCCTATCGAGCGCAAGGGCAGTTCGATCGCGCGATCGGCTGCTGTCGCATGGCCTTGTCGCTTGCGCCTGATTATCCCGAGGCGCTGTGCAACCTTGGCGCGTCGCTGCAAGGTCAGGGAAAGCAGGCGGAGTCGATCGAATACTTTCGCCGTGCCCTCGCGCTTGTCCCCGACTTTGCCGTGGCACACAACAACCTCGGCATCGCACTGCGAGAAACAAGGGATACCGAAACAGCGCTTGAGCACTTCCGCCGCGCGGTCGAGTTGGAACCCACGTTCGCAGCCGCGCGAACGAATCT
The window above is part of the Pirellulales bacterium genome. Proteins encoded here:
- a CDS encoding MOSC domain-containing protein, yielding MATREEMESCLEEIRNSPRDAGKIEMIVRRPQPGERDVVTSAVLDADIGLVGDNWLARGSRHTPDGTADPAAQLTLMNARAIAAITRGRDRWTLAGDQLFVDFDLSETHIPPGTRLQVGAALVEVSAAPHTGCKHFAARFGVDAVKFVNSPVGKQLHLRGINARIIRSGEVRVGDAITKI
- a CDS encoding DUF1553 domain-containing protein encodes the protein MLAGALAVAASLGRGVLSRAAEPPTAPANAVNFRTEIQPILAQRCYRCHGPDQAKGGLRLNSRDAAFAALESGQHAVVPGQPHESALIERVTSADEGTRMPPEGKPLSPEQIAVLRAWIASGAKWENHWAFEPVQRPPVPEVADAAWARNPIDRFVLDKLTARGLQPAVPAGKPALLRRVYFDLIGLPPTPEEVDAFLADTADDAYEKVVDRLLASPRHGERWARHWLDLVRYADTNSFERDGVKPNAWRFRDYVIRSLNDDKPYDRFVREQLAGDELPEVTTDTLTATGYYRLGLWDDEPADPLQARYDELDDIVATTGQVFLGLTINCARCHDHKLDPIPQADYYRMVSFFNEIDRYNTKTCQVDVSSPEVAEQHRKHDARTDAIREAMLLIERAGIEKMSAEDRRRTEGPDRGKVLKEKLQSCLSEESWQEYTKCKEELAEVERTVLPPREQILGLGKILDRPPPAHILARGNPHVPGDEVQPAFLAALGGGEPAIAPRADGARTSGRRSALADWIVSPTNPLSARVMVNRVWQHHFGRGLVRSSSNFGSLGNPPTHPELLDWLAAEFVDLGWHLKPLHRLIVTSNAYRMSSAGNSQALAADPENDLLWRFDMRRLAAEEMRDAMLATTGALNLKMFGPGVYPKMSQEVLHTQSMPGSGWEKSSPEEQNRRSVYIHIKRSLVLPILAEFDVCDTDSSCAVRFATTQPTQALAMINGEFAHEQAAALARRVKQEVPEDLAQQIARALRLALGRPVEAHQIEQGRQLIERLQSKHGLSAEKALEYYCLTVLNLNEFVYLD
- a CDS encoding PQQ-binding-like beta-propeller repeat protein; protein product: MPRSIRTIECAVAAAVFLFDGRSEALAQHRLLVQGSDKLAIVNRDGQIEWQMPWGGIHDMHVLADGHIVVQQGANKVAEIDPENKRVVWTYDSGASRENRGKTIEVHAFQPLADGQMMIAESGAGRIIEIDRDGHQLRDIRLKIDHPHPHTDTRLARKLDNGHYLVCHEGDGVVREYDGSGKVTWEYPVPLFGREPKPGHGPEAFGNKCFAALRLSSGNTLISTGNGHSVLEVTPDKEIVGRIEQNDLSGITLAWVTTVAVLPNGNYLIGNCHAGPGQPLVIELEPRSKKVVWTFDGYDTSAIMYRIR
- a CDS encoding DUF1501 domain-containing protein, whose protein sequence is MSSDTPKSTFCGRTRREFLWQAGGAFTSVALAGMLSKDGFLAAQSRAADGITPFANPLSPKPPHFAPKAKSVIFLFMYGGPSHVDTFDYKPILYKLDGQTIPVKTKGRGGSKNEGRVVGPKWNFKQYGQSGQWVSDLFPHLSQHVDDIAFLKSMTADSPIHGSAMLQMNSGRILSGSPALGSWVNYGLGTVNENLPGFVVMLDPTGGPISGAKNWSSGYMPATYQGTLLRSKGAPILDLSLADGMTQPVERELLDALHAANSDHLAQHPDNSNLAARIASYELAYKMQQYAPDAIDLAQETQTTLDMYGVNQERTRDFGRRCLLARRLVERGVRFIQLYSGGSHNDANWDAHGDLEKNHNFHAGNTDQPIAALLTDLKQRGLLDETLIVWGGEFGRQPTAEYAKGTGRDHNAYGFTMWMAGGGIKGGQSVGTTDELGSAAVEHPFHVKHLHATILHQMGLDPNALAYFYGGLDQKLVGVEHVEPIRQII
- a CDS encoding VCBS repeat-containing protein — translated: MHRSIPWVLLLVATRAALVSAADYQLDQFKTIPLVDAYYSEGANVGDIDGDGVQDAIYGPYWFKGPDYKEKYEIYPPKPQPVEGYANHFFCWAYDFNGDRHLDILTAGFPGTPAFVYENPGPAGLDKHWPRHTVLDSVCNESPQFLNIVGDERPEFVCTHDGYFGYATINWDKPLASWTFHNVSERNAPKPFGHGLGVGDINGDGRQDIITKDGWFAQPGSVESDSRWEFHPVSFAGSGGAEMYAYDVDGDGDNDVITSLAAHEFGLAWHEQRRQGDRIEFTPHTIMGSEPAANRYGLVFSELHSVNLADIDGDGLKDIVTGKTYYSHHKQSPLWNAGAVVYWFKLTRTKDGIDWIPFRAADDTGIGRQLTVTDINGDGLPDMIVGGMKGAHVLMHERKSVSRDEWEKARPRPVADEGKQAAGRD
- a CDS encoding bestrophin family ion channel; the encoded protein is MIEYKSERWWRTTFAFYGTVLPNVLGRVGVLTALSLMLCVLDVHVFQPHGFPLPSLDQLGHSVLGVAMSMLIVFRTNSSNNRYWDGRTFWGVLVNGSRNLARLGSRYAGPAEDLAALITAYVTAVRETLRGGFDYKSIVNLVPGRLARQAAAASNPPTVLAGAISDWIHHHKSDGRIGEYEAMAMEQVLNCMVDAQGGCERILRTPLPFVYASLIRQLLLIYLGSLPFVLVGRMGYAAPLVVAVVSFGMLGIEEAGAEIERPFGTDPNCLPLEQICTTIARDTKTLCTPYETSAV